One region of Eupeodes corollae chromosome 1, idEupCoro1.1, whole genome shotgun sequence genomic DNA includes:
- the LOC129942600 gene encoding neuroguidin produces the protein MVQALDECDVQTDLPQAIQLLGEMNSNVKQVTDLVEGMLQRVKRGELTTEYGLSFLEVKYHMLLDYLINLTYVVLRKCSGETIEGNPSIERLIEIRTVLEKIRPIDYKLRYQIDKLVKTAVTGVSDSSDPILYKPNPENMLTNYDDDDDYDEPASNSESEQEDDEAEADEEATVKPKKSITATKSGVYVPPKIKPVYYDGDDKPADRDKKLIERAKKRAMTTSMLQDLKEEYLDAPTEISSGSRAQQIISTAQKEKQEYEEAYLTRLPVTKAEKHRQRKLTTLGTIGDDILNEISRDPKLSTSGGGSNKRKKKAGKKRGGKKRKFH, from the exons gcTTTAGATGAATGTGATGTTCAAACGGACTTACCACAAGCGATTCAGCTTCTTGGAGAAATGAATAGCAATGTTAAACAAGTGACAGATTTAGTTGAGGGTATGCTGCAGCGAGTGAAACGTGGTGAATTAACAACAGAATATGGCTTAAGTTTTCTTGAAGTTAAATATCACATGTTATTGGATTATTTAATTAATCTCACCTATGTTGTTCTTAGAAAATGTTCAG ggGAAACAATAGAAGGTAATCCATCCATCGAAAGACTTATTGAAATTCGAACAGTGTTGGAGAAAATCCGCCCGATTGATTATAAATTGCGTTATCAAATTGATAAATTAGTTAAAACTGCTGTAACTGGTGTTTCGGATTCATCGGATCCAATTTTGTACAAA ccAAATCCAGAAAATATGCTGACGAattacgatgatgatgacgattatGATGAACCTGCGTCTAATTCAGAATCAGAACAAGAAGATGATGAAGCGGAAGCTGATGAAGAAGCCACAGTTAAACCCAAAAAGTCAATAACAGCGACGAAAAGTGGAGTTTATGTGCCGCCTAAAATAAAACCAGTCTACTATGATGGTGATGACAAACCTGCTGATCGGGACAAGAAATTAATTGAACGTGCTAAAAAGAGGGCTATGAc gaCCTCAATGCTACAAGATTTGAAAGAAGAGTACCTTGATGCACCAACGGAAATCTCGTCCGGCTCTAGAGCCCAGCAAATAATTTCAACAGCACAAAAAGAAAAGCAGGAATACGAAGAGGCTTATCTGACACGTCTGCCTGTAACAAAAGCCGAAAAGCACCGGCAAAGAAAACTCACCACACTTg GTACAATTGGTGACGATATTCTAAACGAAATAAGTCGTGATCCAAAATTATCAACCAGTGGAGGTGGTAgtaataaaagaaagaagaaggCCGGCAAGAAACGTGGtggtaaaaaaaggaaattccaTTAG